A region of the Leptolyngbya sp. CCY15150 genome:
CTGAATGAAGCGGTAGAATGCATAGAAATTCAGTGCGTTGGTTATCCAACAGGAGGCACGGTCAAACCCTGAGAGGAATCTCGTCGCTGATATCTGGGGGCAAGCAGGCTAGAACATGTCGGCGGACGTCAATGAAGCTCATGACTGATTGGTAGATACCCTATGCGGACGCGATCGCTGATGTCACCCAACGTATGTTTTTACTTATGACGTGATCCGGATATCTGAACGATAACTACCGACCGAAAAACGATGTGCTCCAGAACGATATGAAGAGCCTTAGTGATTGCAACTCGCCTGTAGATAGCACATGGGGGCATCCGGTTTGTATCACATCATAGATTTTACTGAAGCTATGCAGTTGGCAGTCGTGAACTATACCCATGGCTCAAATTATACACAACTCCATAAGAGGAATGCAGTGAGATATGCTGAGACAACATAAAACTCTGGTAAAGATTTAACGGAGATTCTACGGAAATTTTCCTGCCAGTTGCGCCATAAATCGAAGCAGAGACCTATCCAGAACCATTCAGAGTCCTCACGGATCCATCTAGAGTCCATCTAGCGATTCATCAAAACAGGTCGCCCCTAAGGCTAACGACCCGCCGAGACTAAACGCTCTTGCAGCAGCAGCGTCGTATGGTTATCGATAGGGGCGTAGTTGCCATGGGCATCCAACGCACTAAACTGCTCAAAATGCTGGCGCAGGGGCTCGTCCAACATCGAGAGTTGGATGTGGGCATCCCCTTGGGCAATATCTGCCCAGAAATAACGCAGGTGGGGAGCGAGGGCTTGGGCTTGGTTGACCGGCAGATTCAGGGGCGGATGGGTGAGCAGCTTCATCATGAACGAAAAGGAGCGATCGCCCATCCATTCCCGCGACATCTGCTGCAGATGGGGATAGCCAGGAACGGCTGGCACCTTATGCGACTGGATATGGAGCCTGTAGCCCTGTGCTTCCTGCTGCAGTTCCAGAATGCGATAGGGGTGGGGATAGCTAACCAAGGAGCCGGTGGTGATGTCGTACAAACCATCCTGCTGAGCAATATCCTGCACATGCAGATGCCCGGTGAACACCAGTTGCACCCCTGCTGCCCGCAAGATCTGCTGGAGGCGGGGAGCATGATCCAGCATGTAGCGTTGTCCCAACACATGGTGGCGCTGGCCGGGTAAATGCTCCACCACATTGTGATGAATCATCACCATCACCAGCTCATCGTGGGTCTGGGCAAGGGTCGTCTCTAGCCAGTGGATTTGCTGATCATCAAGGGCTCCTAGCGATCGCTGCTGTCCATCGTCATCAAAGGCAATGGAATTGAGGCCGATTAACCGTAGCCCCGGCGCGAGGAGGTGACTGTAGTACAGCTTGTCGGTGTTTTGATAGCCAAACTGGCGGTAAATCTCAGGGAAATCACTGGCGGCAATGAAGCGATCGCCTCTATGGGTGGCAATCAGGTCGTGATTGCCGGGAATGACGTACACCGGATAGGGCAATTGGGCAAGGCGCTGGGCCAGCCAGGCATGGTTTTCCGGTTCCCCATGCTGGGTCAGATCTCCGGGCAGGAGCAAGAAGTCCAGATCGAGGCTGGAAAAATGGTCTAACACCACCTCTAGGGACGGAATGCTCACCTCAACGAGATGGAAGCGATTGGGATGATCCAGAATGGTGTGGGGCAACCCAATGTGTAAATCGCTGGCGATGGTAAATCGAACGGACAGGGGCATAGCTTCAATCCAGGAGCAACGTTAACCTTGAACCCGTCCCATGCTACCCATCTAGCCCGAGCCTTCGACATGTGTTCCTGCCTTGCTCAAAACAAGACACCCAAGCACCCATTAGACAGGTGAGACGGTTCTTTCTGAGCATATCGTTGAATGCCGAAGCCTGGCTATCCCTAGGGAAGCGATCGCTTTTTTGAGCCATCCTCCCAAGCAGAATGCTAGGATCAAAAGCCGGCGATATAGTCTTCGAAGCGAACCTATGCTCCCAGCCTCCATGAAAAAACGGGTGAGACAGCATGTCAATCCCCTGAGCGCAAAATATGGCACGCCTTTGCCACCGCCCAATTGGGCAGAGATCTTTGCCGACCCCACCCACCCGCTTCATCTCGACATTGGCTCGGCTAGGGGGCAGTTTGCGATCGCCATGGCCCAGCAGTGGCCCGACTGGAATTTTCTGGGGCTGGAAATTCGGGAACCCTTAGTCGAAGCCGCTCAGCGTCAGGCACAAGCTTTGACCAATGCCCATTTCTTGTTTGGCAATGCCAACAACTCCCTGCGCGGTATACTCACGGCGTTGCCGCCAGGGGTGCTGCGCAGTGCCTCGATTCAGTTTCCTGATCCATGGTTCAAAAAGCGCCAT
Encoded here:
- a CDS encoding metallophosphoesterase; this encodes MPLSVRFTIASDLHIGLPHTILDHPNRFHLVEVSIPSLEVVLDHFSSLDLDFLLLPGDLTQHGEPENHAWLAQRLAQLPYPVYVIPGNHDLIATHRGDRFIAASDFPEIYRQFGYQNTDKLYYSHLLAPGLRLIGLNSIAFDDDGQQRSLGALDDQQIHWLETTLAQTHDELVMVMIHHNVVEHLPGQRHHVLGQRYMLDHAPRLQQILRAAGVQLVFTGHLHVQDIAQQDGLYDITTGSLVSYPHPYRILELQQEAQGYRLHIQSHKVPAVPGYPHLQQMSREWMGDRSFSFMMKLLTHPPLNLPVNQAQALAPHLRYFWADIAQGDAHIQLSMLDEPLRQHFEQFSALDAHGNYAPIDNHTTLLLQERLVSAGR
- the trmB gene encoding tRNA (guanosine(46)-N7)-methyltransferase TrmB; translation: MLPASMKKRVRQHVNPLSAKYGTPLPPPNWAEIFADPTHPLHLDIGSARGQFAIAMAQQWPDWNFLGLEIREPLVEAAQRQAQALTNAHFLFGNANNSLRGILTALPPGVLRSASIQFPDPWFKKRHQKRRVVQPELVHVLAEVLPAGGQVFLQSDIESVAVAMGDRFSEHGGFVRSSPDWLDASPFPVQTEREAVTLSQGKPVYRALYVRT